The nucleotide sequence CGGCACCCTGTCGCCCATCGTGACCGACCCGTCCACGGCGCGGGCCCTGCCCGCCGCGGCCGCTGCGCTCACCGCACTGGCAGCGCTGCCGGAAACCACGGTCGCACTGGTGTCCGGCCGCGCACTCGCCGTCCTGCGTGACCTGACCGGAGCGGACCTGCCCCCGACGGTCCACCTCGTCGGCAGTCACGGAGCCGAGTTCGACGCGGGCTTCGCCGATCTCGTCGACACCGAACTGCTCGCGCGCATCGTGGCGGAACTACGCGAGATCGCGGCGGACCTGCCGGGCGTGACGGTGGAGACCAAGCCCGCCAGCGCGGCACTGCACGTGCGCAACGCCAGTGCGGCCGACGGCGAGCGTGCACTGGCCGCGGCCCGCCGGGCCGCCGAGGGTTGGGGCGCGCACGAGACCGCGGGCAAGGCCGTGCTCGAATTCGCCGTCGTGGACACCGACAAGGGCGCGGCGCTCGAGGCGCTACGCGAGCAGAGCGCCGCCACCGCCGTGGTGTTCCTCGGCGACGACGTCACCGACGAGAAGGCCTTCCGGCGGCTGCGTGACGGCGACGTGGGCGTCAAGGTGGGACCCGGAGAGAGCCTGGCGCGCTACCGGGTGGACGACCCCGACGACGTCGCCGCCACACTGGACCGGATCGCCGCCGCGCGGCGCTGAAAAGCGTTCGACGCGGCCGTCTCCGACCGCAACACTGGGGCTCGTGCCCACCGACGCCGACCCCGCCGACCGCACCGCCCGCGCCGTGACGGCGGCGACCGCGGCGGGCCGCGCGCTCGGCCTGCGGGTCGAGGACCCCCGCGTCCTGCACGACGCCTTCTCCGTCGTCGTCCACCTGGCCCCAGCCCCCGTGGTGGTGCGGGTACCCACCGTGCTCCCGGACTACCTCCACTCCGAAGCCCAACTCGCACAGCAGCGTTCGGAGCTGGCGGTCACCGAATGGCTGGCCGACGGCGGACATCCCGTGGTGCCGCCCAGCCCGCTGGTGCCGCGGGAACCCGTCCGGCGCGACGGGTTCTCGATGACGTTCTGGCAGTTCGTCCCTGAGGTGGGCAACGGCGAAGAGGGGGACGGCGAAGAGGGTGATGCTGCGCCCGACTACGCCGCCCGCATTGCGCGGACCGCCCGGCTGCACGCGGCGCTACGGGACCATCCTGGCGCGGGACTCGGTTTCTTGACCGCGACGCGCGCGTTCGTCCCGACGGGCCTGTCGGCGCTCGAGCGCCGTCCCGGCCCGTTGACCGTTGCGGATCTCGATCGCGCACAGCGGGAGTGGTACGTGCTGGCGGGACCGTTGGCGTCCCGGGAGGCGTTCGAGACGGCGTTTCCCGGTGTGAGTGTGCAGCCCATCCACGGCGACGCACCGTTCCACAACACGATCGTCACCGCGGCGGGCGAATTGTGGTCGGACTTCGAACTCGTGACCACCGGGCCCGTCGAGTACGACGTCACGGTCGCCGACGCTCGTGCGGTGGCGGGCTACGACGCCACCGCGCGGCAGCTCGGGCTGCGGCCGCTCGACGCGCGCGTGCGGCGGGTGGTGAACGCGGCCGCGGCCCTGTCGGCCGTCGCGGCGCTGTCCATGGCGCGCCGGCTGCCGATGCTCACCGACGCGCTGGCTCCCGCTCTGGCCGCCTGGCGATCGACGCCCGAGGTCACCGCACCCTAGGCGGGCGGCCCCGACGTCCGGCCGCGAATGAGTTCGGTCGGGAGCATCTCCACGACGGGCAGGCCGGATCTCGGCGGCTCGTGCAGGAGGCGCCCGGCGCGGCGCCCCTTGTCCTGGCTCGGCTGACGCACGGTGGTCAGGCCGCGCGCCAAGGCGTCGGGCACGCCGTCGAATCCGGTGACGGTCATCTGCCCGGGCACGTAGATACCGCGCGCGCGGAGGTGGTCCATGGCCGACAGTGCCAGCACGTCGGCCGTGCACATCAGCGCCGTGATGCGCGAATCCGCCTGCAGCGCAACCTCGGCGGCGGCACCGCCGGCCGTCGGCGAATGCTCGAAGCTCTCGACCACGGTCAACCCGTCGGGGTCCAGGCCGGCGGCCGCCAACGCGTCGCGCACGCCGCCCAACCGCTCGCGCTGCACCCCGAAGCACGGCGTCGTCACCCGTTCGGCGTCGGCGAGCGCCGCCGGCGCGGAACCGTGCGGCCACTCACGGCCGAGTTTCATGGTGAGCAGCCCGATCTGGCGATGACCCAACCCGAGCACGTACTCGGCCATGCCCCGCATCGCCGCCCGGTCGTCGATGCCGATCACCGAGGCGCCGGGCACGTGCTTGGGCTGGTCCACCACCACCAGCGGCATGCCGCGCTGCTGCACCACCGGCAGATACGGGTCGTCGTCGGAGGCCGAGTAGACGACGAATCCGTCGACGCCCGCGGCCAGCACCGCCGCGGTGCCCTCGGCGACCGAACGGTTGGGACCGATGGCCACCAGCAGCAGCCCCTGCCCTGCGACTTCACACGACTCCGCGAGACCGGCGACGAAGTCCAGGGCGGCCGGATCCTTGAACGAGTAGTTGAGCGGTTCGGTGATCATCAGGCCCACCGCGCCCGCTCGGCGGGTGCGCAGTGACCGCGCCAAGGGGTCCGGGCCCGGGTAACCCATGCGCTTCGCCGTCGCCAGCACGCGCTCGCGCAGATCGGCCGACAACTGGTCGGGCCGGTTGTAGGCGTTGGAGATCGTGGTGCGCGAAACCTTGAGTTCGGCGGCCAGCGAGGCCAGCGTCGCCCGCCGTCGGGGCGTCGGACCTCGGGACATGCTCCATGAGGCTAGCGGGTTCGTTCAGGGCCCGTCACCGCCAGGGGAACCGACGACGCCGACCCCTCACCGTCGCCGTCTTCCCGTCGGCCCCGTGCACCATCTCCCCCGGGCACCGGCGGTGGGTCACCCTCGCTCGGCCGACGACCCTGAACGTCCGCCGCGTCCGATGGTGACAGCAGGCGCGGCGGCGGCGAATCGGGGAAAGCCCTACCCGTGGACGCCGTGCGGCAACGGCGTCGACGCGGGCCTGCGGCGGCGGTCGGCCAGCCACGTCGCGAACCAGATGGTGCTGACGAGCGTGGTGATGACGAAGCTGGGTGGCACGTTGAACATCGCCGAGACCACCAGCCCGCCCCACACCGACAGCAGCGCGATGCCGGTGGCGACGGCGATCGCCACGCCCGGGCGAGCCGTCAGCATGATCGCCGTCGCAGCCGGGGTGACGACGAGCGCGAACAGCAGCAGCGTGCCGACGGCCTGCACCGCCATCGTGATCGACAGCCCGAGCAGCGCCATGAAGATCACCGACAGTGCACGCACCGGGACGCCGCGGGCCTCGGCGACCTCGGGGTTGACCGACGCGAACAGCAAGGGGCGGTAGACGAACGCGATCACCGCGACGATCACGCCGAGCACCACGCCGAAGGTCACCAGCTGCTCGTCGGTTACGGCCAGCAGGTTGCCGAACAGGACGTTGGTGACCGTGCTGCTGCTCTTGGTGGCGAGCGAACTGAAGAACAGCCCGAGTCCGGTCGCGGCGGCCAGGATGGTGCCCGTCGCGACTTCGCGTTCGTCGGCCCGCTTGCCCAGCGCGCCGATGGCCAGCGCCCCGCCCACGCAGAACACGCCCAGGCCGATCGAGACCGGCAGGCCGAGCAGGACGGCTCCGGTCGCCCCGGGAAAGCCGATGTGCGCCAACGCATGCGCGG is from Mycolicibacterium grossiae and encodes:
- the otsB gene encoding trehalose-phosphatase, with the translated sequence MVGVTLPADLRSALDDAAATPRLLVVSDFDGTLSPIVTDPSTARALPAAAAALTALAALPETTVALVSGRALAVLRDLTGADLPPTVHLVGSHGAEFDAGFADLVDTELLARIVAELREIAADLPGVTVETKPASAALHVRNASAADGERALAAARRAAEGWGAHETAGKAVLEFAVVDTDKGAALEALREQSAATAVVFLGDDVTDEKAFRRLRDGDVGVKVGPGESLARYRVDDPDDVAATLDRIAAARR
- a CDS encoding phosphotransferase, translating into MPTDADPADRTARAVTAATAAGRALGLRVEDPRVLHDAFSVVVHLAPAPVVVRVPTVLPDYLHSEAQLAQQRSELAVTEWLADGGHPVVPPSPLVPREPVRRDGFSMTFWQFVPEVGNGEEGDGEEGDAAPDYAARIARTARLHAALRDHPGAGLGFLTATRAFVPTGLSALERRPGPLTVADLDRAQREWYVLAGPLASREAFETAFPGVSVQPIHGDAPFHNTIVTAAGELWSDFELVTTGPVEYDVTVADARAVAGYDATARQLGLRPLDARVRRVVNAAAALSAVAALSMARRLPMLTDALAPALAAWRSTPEVTAP
- a CDS encoding LacI family DNA-binding transcriptional regulator, with product MSRGPTPRRRATLASLAAELKVSRTTISNAYNRPDQLSADLRERVLATAKRMGYPGPDPLARSLRTRRAGAVGLMITEPLNYSFKDPAALDFVAGLAESCEVAGQGLLLVAIGPNRSVAEGTAAVLAAGVDGFVVYSASDDDPYLPVVQQRGMPLVVVDQPKHVPGASVIGIDDRAAMRGMAEYVLGLGHRQIGLLTMKLGREWPHGSAPAALADAERVTTPCFGVQRERLGGVRDALAAAGLDPDGLTVVESFEHSPTAGGAAAEVALQADSRITALMCTADVLALSAMDHLRARGIYVPGQMTVTGFDGVPDALARGLTTVRQPSQDKGRRAGRLLHEPPRSGLPVVEMLPTELIRGRTSGPPA
- a CDS encoding metal ABC transporter permease produces the protein MVAVVALGYQDNWVHILESSFMRNAILGGSVVALAAGIIGYFIIVRSSAFAAHALAHIGFPGATGAVLLGLPVSIGLGVFCVGGALAIGALGKRADEREVATGTILAAATGLGLFFSSLATKSSSTVTNVLFGNLLAVTDEQLVTFGVVLGVIVAVIAFVYRPLLFASVNPEVAEARGVPVRALSVIFMALLGLSITMAVQAVGTLLLFALVVTPAATAIMLTARPGVAIAVATGIALLSVWGGLVVSAMFNVPPSFVITTLVSTIWFATWLADRRRRPASTPLPHGVHG